One segment of Calypte anna isolate BGI_N300 chromosome 4A, bCalAnn1_v1.p, whole genome shotgun sequence DNA contains the following:
- the HELT gene encoding hairy and enhancer of split-related protein HELT isoform X2 — protein MALAKQSSGKLEKAEILEMTVQYLRALHSADFPRGREKELLSEFANYFHYGYHECMKNLVHYLTTVERMETKDTKYARILAFLQSKARFVTEPLFTSLGSLPEPDFSYQLHSGPECPGHGHSPGEAVLQPPTGGAFPWHGTARSPSLPYHLPNAAVPLASPGQQRSTFLSSVQGLDRHYLNLLGHSHPNAFGLPPGQHPSML, from the exons ATGGCTCTGGCCAAGCAG AGCTCGGGGAagctggagaaagcagagatcCTGGAGATGACGGTGCAGTACCTGCGGGCCCTGCACTCGGCGGACTTTCCCCGTGGCCGGGAGAAGG agctgctctccgAGTTCGCCAACTACTTCCACTACGGCTACCACGAGTGCATGAAGAACCTGGTTCACTACCTGACGACTGTGGAGAGGATGGAGACCAAAGACACGAAATATGCCCGCATCTTGGCCTTCCTCCAGTCCAAAGCGCGCTTCGTCACCGAGCCGCTCTTCACCTCCCTGGGCTCCCTCCCGGAGCCGGACTTTTCCTACCAGCTGCACTCCGGGCCCGAGTGCCCTGGGCATGGCCACAGCCCCGGCGAGGCCGTGCTCCAGCCGCCTACGGGGGGGGCCTTCCCCTGGCACGGCACCGCCCGCAGCCCCTCCCTGCCCTACCATCTCCCCAACGCCGCCGTGCCCCTCGCCAGCCCCGGCCAGCAGCGCAGCACCTTCCTCTCCTCCGTGCAGGGCCTGGACCGCCACTACCTCAACCTTCTCGGCCATTCCCACCCCAACGCCTTCGGGCTGCCCCCGGGCCAGCATCCCTCCATGCTATAG
- the HELT gene encoding hairy and enhancer of split-related protein HELT isoform X1: MALAKQSSGKLEKAEILEMTVQYLRALHSADFPRGREKAELLSEFANYFHYGYHECMKNLVHYLTTVERMETKDTKYARILAFLQSKARFVTEPLFTSLGSLPEPDFSYQLHSGPECPGHGHSPGEAVLQPPTGGAFPWHGTARSPSLPYHLPNAAVPLASPGQQRSTFLSSVQGLDRHYLNLLGHSHPNAFGLPPGQHPSML, from the exons ATGGCTCTGGCCAAGCAG AGCTCGGGGAagctggagaaagcagagatcCTGGAGATGACGGTGCAGTACCTGCGGGCCCTGCACTCGGCGGACTTTCCCCGTGGCCGGGAGAAGG cagagctgctctccgAGTTCGCCAACTACTTCCACTACGGCTACCACGAGTGCATGAAGAACCTGGTTCACTACCTGACGACTGTGGAGAGGATGGAGACCAAAGACACGAAATATGCCCGCATCTTGGCCTTCCTCCAGTCCAAAGCGCGCTTCGTCACCGAGCCGCTCTTCACCTCCCTGGGCTCCCTCCCGGAGCCGGACTTTTCCTACCAGCTGCACTCCGGGCCCGAGTGCCCTGGGCATGGCCACAGCCCCGGCGAGGCCGTGCTCCAGCCGCCTACGGGGGGGGCCTTCCCCTGGCACGGCACCGCCCGCAGCCCCTCCCTGCCCTACCATCTCCCCAACGCCGCCGTGCCCCTCGCCAGCCCCGGCCAGCAGCGCAGCACCTTCCTCTCCTCCGTGCAGGGCCTGGACCGCCACTACCTCAACCTTCTCGGCCATTCCCACCCCAACGCCTTCGGGCTGCCCCCGGGCCAGCATCCCTCCATGCTATAG